A DNA window from Babylonia areolata isolate BAREFJ2019XMU chromosome 28, ASM4173473v1, whole genome shotgun sequence contains the following coding sequences:
- the LOC143302013 gene encoding uncharacterized protein LOC143302013, which translates to MNGQELEEVEAFKYLGATLTKDGRSNTEVKIRLATATSAMAKLDKIWRSRSVSLAIKLKLYRSLMLAVLLYGCESWTLSAALEKRIQAFAMKCYRKLLRISWVEHKTNDYV; encoded by the coding sequence ATGAATGGCCAGGAACTTGAAGAGGTGGAAGCCTTCAAGTACTTGGGAGCAACACTTACAAAGGACGGCAGGTCGAACACAGAAGTGAAGATCCGCctcgcaacagcaacatcagcgatGGCAAAACTGGACAAGATCTGGAGGAGCAGGAGCGTTTCCCTTGCCATCAAACTCAAACTGTACAGATCCTTAATGCTCGCCGTTctcctgtatggatgtgaaagctgGACACTGTCAGCCGCGCTTGAGAAGAGGATCCAAGCATTTGCGATGAAATGCTACCGAAAGCTGCTCCGCATCTCATGGGTCGAAcacaagaccaacgactatgtCTAG